Below is a window of Candidatus Dependentiae bacterium DNA.
TTATAGGTAGTTACTTTAGTATAGTACTATTATGATGCAAATGGGTATATTCGTTTATGAGGGATTACTTTGAGACGTAGGATCTGATTTTGCGGTCAGGATATTTAGATTGCAAAGACGACCACTTGCTACGACTCTTTCTGTATACAATTTATGCTTGCGACTAAACTTTATTAATTCGGAAAGCTTTTCTTTTATTGGAGATGCATTTTTATCAGTAAGATCGTTTTTTATTTTATTGAACTCTCTAGAAAAAACTCGCTTTGCTTTTTTTTCATCATTTGGTTTTTTTGTCTTTTTAAATGAAGGTGTTTCGTTCAAGCCAACTTTTTTTAATTGCAATGATAATGAGTCCATTCCAAAGGCATTGCTGTTTACAAAAAGTGCCAGTGCAAAGCAGAGAGGATAATAAAATAAATTTTTCATAAAAATTTTCCAATAATAAATGAGTGCGCTAATTTAAAGCAATTATGTATCTATTTTTCTCATTTGTCACTTTTATTATTGTTGGTGGCTTCTAGTTTCCCAGCGTATCCAAATTAATCATTAAATAATTCTACAAGCTGATAAACCGAATCTAATCTTATCACCGACCGGAATGGAATATCGATTTTTTGGGTGCGTGCAACGACGAGCGTTTGAATGCCAAATTTATGAGCCTCATTAAGATGCATGGCAATTTGGTTGATCGGCTTGATTTGACCAGTTAAATTTATTTCACCTAATATGATAGATTTTTCTGGGAGCGGTTTTTGAAAATAGCTAGAAAGAATTGCAAGTGCTATTCCTAAATCAATGCCGCTTTCTTTTATTTTAAAGCCGCCGCCAACTTTGAAAAAAATATCTTGAGCGTTCAGGTTGATCCGCAAATATTTTTCTAAAATTGCGGCCATTAATACAACCTGTTTTTGATCCACGCCAGAGACAACGCGTTGGGGTATGCCAAACTTGGTCGGAACTAACAGTGCTTGCAGCTCCAGAAGCAGTGGTCGTGATCCTTCTAAGTAGCTTATTAATGCAGAGCCGGGAGAATAAGAAGCCTCCTCCAGAAGCTGTTGATTAATATTGCGAACTTCCTGTAAACCATTTTCGTGCATTTCAAAAAAACCTAGTTCCCCGATCGATCCAAACCGATTTTTCACCGCGCGTAAGATGCGCGTTTGCCAGCGATCTTCTCCTTGTAAATAAAATACTGCGTCGACCATATGCTCAAGCATTTTAGGCCCAGCAATAGTGCCTTCTTTAGTAATATGGCCGGTTAAAATGACGGCGCATTTATTTTCTTTCGCCAAGCGCATAAGGCGAAATCCTGATTCGCGCAGTTGCCCAATACTTCCAGGAAGTACTTGGCTATCGGCCGAATAACAATTTTGGATAGAATCGATAATTACAATATCAGGTTTGTGCTCTTCGCTCAGTTCAATGATCGATTCAAGCTGTGCATGATCGGAGCACATAAGTTGTGTATTCAAGCAATTTAGCCGATCGGCGCGCAAACGTACTTGTTCAAGTGATTCTTCCGATGAAATATAAATTACGCGGTGCCTGTTTGCAAGCGCGTGCGCAATTTGTAGCAAGAGGGTCGATTTTCCAATACCAGGATCTCCCGTTAAGATGAGAAACGATCCAGGCATAATGCCGCCGCCAAGTACGCGATCCCATTCGTCAATGCCCGAATTCATGCGTTCTTGAAACTCGAGCGAGACTTGATCGAGCGAGGTGAGCTTTGCCGTGGATTTAACAAAAAGAGCTTCTTTTGCAGTAAATGATGGTTTCATTTCAGAAATTGAATCCCATTCTTTGCATGATGGGCAGCATCCAACCCATTTAGGTGGCCGGTAGCCGCAACTTGCGCAATTAAACTCTATTTTTTGTTTTGCCATTTTTATTTCGCAATCGATTATTTTTTACAAGGAGCTTATGTTCTATCGGGGGTCCCCACAAAAGCTTCAGCTTTTTGGGGATTTTAATATGGCGGCTGTTCATCAATGCTATGACAATCGCGGCAGCGTGCTTGGTAATTTTCTTGTGCGCCAACCAAAACCAATGGATCATTGTATTGCGCAGGTTTTCCGTCTACAAGTCGCTGCGTGAAATGTGCTTCGCATCCGCAATCCATGCAAATTGCTTTGAGTTTGGTCACGTGATCAGCAATTGCAAGTAAAATTGGCATGCAGCCAAATGGGCGACGTTTGAAATCAAGATCGAGCCCCGCAGCAATGACGCGCTTTCCTTCATCAACGAGTTTGCATATGACGTTTACCATTTCAATCGGAAAAAACTGTACTTCATCTATAGCGATTACTTTTGTAGATGCAGGAATGACATCCAACATTTTCTCAGGATGATCGATTGGAGTGCCTGCAATGCGCGAGCCGTCGTGCGATGCGATATGCTCAATGGTTGTTCGATTGTCAAACTGATGTTTAAAAACTGCTATTGAAAGTTTTGCATACTGGGCTCGTTTAATGCGCCGTATGAGTTCTTCAGATTTTCCGGAAAACATTGGGCCGCAAATAACTTCTAACGTCCCCTTCGTTTCGTGACTTTTATATGGTGTCATAGCATAATGCTTTCGTATTGAAAAAAATTTAACTTTTTTTATTAGAGTAATTTTTTTTTTGCGTTAAGATAAGTACCAATTTTTTTTAGTTTGAATTCAAGGGGCTCGCATGAGTATCGTGATCGGTAAACAATTATTTGCTTCGCATGAATGGCATACGATCGAAGCACGCTATTTTTCCGGCAAAGCGGAAGCAGATTATATTGCTGTCGAGCAATCATTAGAGCTGCAGGGCGAAGTTTCGCTTGTGGGAGCAAAAAACGCGGTGCTCGTTATTATGGCGTCGCTTATTCTTGCAGAGGGAAAATCTGTTCTTAAAAATGTTCCGTGCTCTGCAGATGTTATTCAAATGGTTACGCTTCTTGAAGAGCTTGGAGCTGAGGTTACCTTTTATCCTGAACTGAATATGCTCGAAGTCGACACGAGTTTTATCCGTACGTTTCAAGTGCCGGCAGCAATTATGAAAAAAATGCGAGCGTCTGTTTTGGTGATGGGGCCATTGCTTGCTCGTTTTGGCCGTGCAGATATTGCGCTTCCAGGAGGCTGCTTAATTGGAGCGCGTCCGATCGATTATCATTTGAAAAATTTCGCAAAAATGGGAGTGCAGCTTGAAGTTGAAGGCGAATATCTGCGTGCGCATGTTTCTCATCTCAAATCTGCAACGCTGATTCTTGATTATCCGAGTGTTGGCGCTACAGAAAATCTTTTAATGCTAGCAGTGCTGGTTCCTGGAACAACGCGCATTATTAATGCAGCCCTTGAACCTGAAGTAAACGATCTGATTTCAATTTTGCGTTCCATGGGAGCACGCATCACTATCCACGCACCAGCAACTATTGAAATTGAAGGTGTTTCACAATTGCGCCCGGTTGAGCATACGGTTATTCCGGATCGCCTTGAAGCGGGCAGCTTACTACTTGCAGGAGCAATTGCTGGCGGTTCGCTGAGTTTGCCGCAGGCAGTCGCTACCGACATGGAAGTTTTTTTACTCAAACTACAAGAAATGGGGCATCACATTGAAGTTGGTAAAAATGGCATTGGCATTTCGCTTATTGCAACGCGACATCCTCAGGCAGTTTCATTTAGAACTTCTCCTTATCCAGGATTTCCTACCGATTTACAAGCACCAATGATGGCTGCACTTTGCTTGGCACAAGGTAAAAGTGAAGTACATGAAACGGTATACGAAAATCGTTTTCTTCATGTTCGTGAACTTCAAAAAATGGGCGCACAAATTGCAGTAAATGGCGATCGCGCATTGATTACCGGCGTTGAAGAACTTTATGGAACAAATGTAATTGCATCCGATATTCGCGCTTCGTGTGCATTGGTGATTGCAGGACTTGCTGCAAAAGGATCAACGATGATTACGGGAATTCACCATTGGCGAAGAGGCTACCAAGCATTAGAAAAAAAATTAGTAACTCTCGGCGCAAAAATTGCATTAATGAGCAGTGGAGAATAGTTACATAGTTCATCAAAAGAAACAGGCTAGACTGTTTGGTCTATCCTGTTCTTTATCATTTTACTGTCGAGAAAATTGCTTATAAAATACAGCTGCAGATGAAACAACGAGTTGAAGTACTAATGTTTCGCCGAGCACAAAAATAATAATAAGCGCATAAGAGTCTGAATATCGCAAAAGAGTTTCTGCGCTGAACATCAATAGCAGAGGGTAAAGTATGCAAATAGGAAGATTTTTTACCGTAAATTTAAATGCATCATAAAAAGCCTTTTGAATAATCTCGCCTCCGAGCTTTTTATTTTCAAGCAAGAAAAAGGTAAAAAAGAAAAAAATAGCCTTAACGAATATATGGATCGACATAGATGAATATTTGGTGAGATCTTTTCCAATGTACGAGGAAACGTATGGCGTAAGCGTTGAAACGGCCTGAGTTAAGCCAACAAATAACCTCTCTACAAAATAATATGTAACAAGATGCCAAGCGTATGACAAAAAATAGCGACCATTTTTTTCTTGTTTTGTTTGCCTAACAGCTACAAACAGATAAAAATTGACAATGTAAAAACATATAACAAAAAAAGTTACACTCGAAACTGCAAATAATGAATAGGGGAAAGCAAAGCCGGATTGAGGGTCAATACCACGTTCTTGAACAGTGTTTTTTGAATAAACCGCGAGTAACAAGAGCATAATTTCAAGTGCGACAAGCCAACCTATATAAGTCCAAAATGGCCGCATTGATGCTGCAAAAGTTTCCATCGTCTGATAGACAAACTTTTTAAAATTATGAGGCAAAAAAATAGAAACGGAATCGATCCAAGATTTTAAAATTGCGCTTATCATCGAATACTCCTTTAATTAGGAGAATTGTACAAATAAACTTAGCAGCAGTTCAACAAAAAAACCCTTTTTTTTCGCTAATCTTTTTAAATTCTAGTGCTCACGTAATCTTCGGCACAAAATCAGTATTACCAAACGACGATGAATCAGATAAAGCAGAAAAGAAAATAACGACAATATTCCGTAAAAAAATAGGCTAGACTTTTTTTGTCTAGCCTATTTTTTTGATTATGTTTTATGTATTAATTTTACAAACCAGAGCTGAAAATTCCTTCTTGCTCTAATAAATCGAACGCTATATTTATAGTCGATTTACCTTCTTCTAGTTTAAATGGGCGGACGAATGAACCATCTTCTGATTTATAAACCGTAACTTGATAATTTTTAAACTTTTCGTTTTCAAGTTCTGTAAGTCGATGATAATGCGTTGCAATGCACGTCATGCTATTATCAAATTTGCTCAGTTCTTTAGCAAAAAGATAGGCGGTTTCTTCGCCTTCTTTTGGCGACGTACCGCTAAAAACTTCATCCATAATCGTGAAGCTAAATTCGTGCTTGCTCAGCTTTCTAATCGATTCGATGAGTGTTTTTGCGCGAATTACTTCCGCTTTAAATAATGAAGTTCCTGTTGCAATATCATCAGTAATATTTAAATAACAATTTATGTTAACAAACGGTGTTATTACTAACTGTTTGGCTGGAACAATGCCGATTGTTTGCGCTAGCAAAAGATTGATGATAACGCCTTTGATGACAGTTGATTTTCCACCAGTATTTGGACCAGTAAGAATCATGTTGTTCGGAAGTGTTTCCGTACCAAGCGTTAGGTCGTTGGTAACAACAACATCTGCGCTGACAAATGGATTCCAAAGATCTGTAATGTGAAGATATGGTTTATCTGCCTCAACAAATGATGCAAAAGAATACTGAACGCGACTCGATTCGTGTGCGAGATATAATTTTGCTATGGAAAGGTATGCGTCCAAATAGCCGGCAGCGGACATCGCTTGCCCAAATTCTTCTTTGACTTCTTTCATAAGTTGATGTGCGGCTAATACTCTACCTGTTAACGAAAAGAACGATGCTTTACCGGTGAAGGTATTTTTCATCAAGAAAGATTTAAGCTTCTCTGCGTGTGCGCTTAAATTGTTTTTAGTAGATAATGATTCGCGAATTGATTCAAAAACGGGATTTTCTGAATGTTGATTGAGAAGATTTGAAAGTTTGCTCAAAGAATTAATATATGTTGCAACATCAATAAGTTTTGTTTGTAGATGGCGTGCAATATTATTGTTGAGTTTTGTGTCATCAAAAGTTTTGTAGCTACTATAACCAAGCAGACCCACCATTACGCCACCAGCGCCGACAAGAGTTGCTTTTGTTTGAGTAGGTAGCTCGGCTAGTAGATTGAATGCATATTTAATGTTACTGGGATTAATTGCGAGGATTCCCTGACGAACAGCCTCCAACTTTGAAATAGGCTCACCAAATGCCGCAGCTTGCTGATATTTGGCAATAGCTGCAACTTCAACCGCATAAATAGGAAAAATATTAATCATTATGGCGGTCAATGCATTACGCATTTGTACAGTCGCCTCTAGAGCTGTAGCGTTTGTATTTAACCACGAAACTTGTTCTGGATAATAAACCTTTTTAAATAGTTCCTCATTTACTGGATTTTCATCTTGCCAATATGAAAACATGAGCGATTCCGATTTTTTGATTTCGCAAAGAATGGCATCAATTTCTTTGATGAGCTTTTTATCATGGATGAGCTGCTTAACTACTTCTTGGCGGGTAGTAAGAATATTTGTATCGAAAGTTGGCTCTGAAATTAAAGCAGCTAGGGCAGCTTCGCCAAAAACAGTGCGCGTGTGATTAATTTTTTCTATAAGATGCGCAGAATTTAATTCACCGCCGCAAAAGATCTCCATTTTTTTCAAAAATGTTGCATCAAGCGCTGTCTGCTTTGTTCCTGGTTGCGTATTTTTGCTCAAAATATCGAACGCTATTTTCCTTTTTTCCCCTTCAGAAAGTTCAGTAACTTGAAGAGTTAATTTTTTATTTTTCTTCTTAATTTCTTCCAGTGATTCTATGCGTTGATTTTGCTCTGTGCTGAACGACTTGAGATAAAGATCTCGTGCCGTTGCGTACTCAGGCGATGCGGGAATTGAAAAAAGACCTAAAGATACGATTAAAACATACAAGGGGGTGCTGCGCACTATCATGATAGCATTCCTTTGAGGTATCAGATGAAAATATGCTCATTTCCATTATAGTTCTGGAAGGCAATAATGCAAGATAGAAGAGCGTTTTTATAGGCTGGGCGAGTCTTTTAAAAGCTTGCCGTTAAGTCGGTCAGTTCACGAGTAATTTTTGCTTGGCGGAGTTTATTATAATCAAGTCGCATCGTATCCAAAATGTTTGATGCGTTTCTCGTTGAGCTATCCATCGCTATAAAGCGTGCTGCTTGTTCAGCAATTAGAGAGTTTACCAGAATTTCGCGAAGCGTAATTTCCATTTGTTTGGCGGAAAGATAAGAAAGGAGTTCTTGGGAATCAGCTTCGAATCGGTAAGCTTCCTGAGGCTTCGGTTCATCGAGTTGCTTGTTATAGGGCTGCGCTAAATTGAGGGCAGTGGGCTTTTGCGCAAAGAAAGTTTTTGGGTACTGATAATAAATGATAATCGATCTATAGTCGTTTCCATGCGCTGAAAGATACATCGAAATTTTTTGAATGATATGCGCAATGGTTGCAGAGTTAAATACGCGCAGTTCCATAACCGTCGGGCCTTCTCGCTTTGAGAGAAGCTCGACCGCTTTTTTTCCTATTACGATTGTGTCCACATTTTTAGGGTCTACGTGTTCATATTGCCGCGCAAAAAAAGCAACAATAGCATTATTGAAGTTGCCGCATAATCCTTTTTGGGAGCCGACGACGATTGCCAGATCGCGATTGCTTTCAGGATTGCCCTTTAGCGGATAATTCCATGTTGGGTGCTCTTGGGAAATGAGAGCTAGAAGGCGGGAGATTTCTTGCCGATAATTTTCAACCATTGAGCGCTGCGCGCGCATTTTTGAGTGGCTTGCCATAGAAATAAGACGCATTGCGTGAGTTACTTTTTTTATTGTTTCTACCGCTTTAATGCGCTGACGCATCTGAATAAGCTCAGACATGATTTTCCTTACGGCAACTAAAGGAGTTTGTATTATGCAGCTCGACTCTGTTACTATAAGATAAAACGATAAAATAAAATTTGAAAGCGTATGATACTTATTATTGATGGCTATAACGTTTTAAAGTACTGTGTGGAAAAATCTCGGCTCCACCAAAATGAGCGCGAGCAGTTTATTTTTCTTTTAAAACGTTATGCAGCACTTAAAAAAATGGAGATCGTACTCGTTTTTGATGGCGGGCCTCTTGGTTTGCCCGATAAAGAAACGCATGGATCAGTGCGCGTCATTTATACTGGAAAAGCAGAAACCGCGGATGAATTTATTGTGAATTACTGTGAGCGCCATAAGGGAGGCGGTATCGTGACCGTTTCTTCTGACCGAGAGATTATTAATGCCGCGCGCCGCTTTGGTATCGAAACGATTTCGGCGCAAGAATTTTTTCACTATTTAAAAGATGCATTAACAAAACCAAAAGATGATTCAAGTAGTACAAGAGCTATCAAGATAAGTGACAAAAAAGATGAGCCGGATGTGGATCAGCTTATGCATTATGGAAGTTTGATGCGTCCGACAAAAAAAGATGACAAAGATAGTTCACGTGAGCCGGCTGGAAAAGATTTGGCAAAAAATGAAAAACGGCGTCTTCAAAAATTAAAAAAACTATAAGAAGTTTCATATGAAATTCAACCAAACCTTTACACTGGAAACAGTGCCTGATTTAGTACAGCGGTTGGCACACTACAAAAACCGTTGTGCGATCTTTACATTTTCTGGATCGCTTGGTGCGGGAAAAACAACAATCATACGCGAATTGCTACGCGCATGGGGTGTTAAAGAGCCGGTTACGAGCCCCACCTTTAATTATGTTAATATCTATAGAAATGAGCATGGTGAAACATTTTACCATTTTGATTTATACAGAATAGGATCGATTGACGAATTTATTCAGGCGGGATTTGACGAATTCATTTATGCGCCAAAAAGCTGGGCGCTCATCGAATGGCCTGATGTGATTGCGCCATTACTAAAAAAAAATGTTTGCGATGTCTCAATCGAATATGGGCCCGACAGCTCACAACGAATCGTGAGCTGCCAAGTAACTGAATAGTATTAGATGCTATTTTGGTGTATTGCCCGTGCTTGATCCGCAATCGTTATACATAATGTTGGAATCGAGCCTAATTGTTCTCATGTCAAGAGATCGCGCGCGGGTATTTGCAAAGATAGTATCAAGGCGCTGAAACTCCCCTCTATTGGAATTTTCCACCCAGCAGACATCGACAGAATCTACGTTTAGAAAGCTTCCAGAAGTATCGAAGCTAATATTTATTGCAAGGAAAAAAAACGTTGGAATTAAAAATGCTAACCGATTGAGTAAGTTCTGAAGATTTAACTGAATAGTGCATGGAGTACCCGAGCCCCCGGTGGTTGGAATGGTACCAACAATCGTTAGGAGTCTTCCGACAGTTTCGCCTAGCGAGTTTTTATCGCTATTATATTGCATCGAAATGGTAAAATAATTAGAAGGATTAATCGTGGACTGTAGAGTTATCTGGTTTTTGTTGCCAAAAGCAGCATCAGCAGGATTGAGCAGGCCAGAAACAGGTTTATTGTCCACAGGGTTTTTTGTATTTAGAATAACATTAGGGCCAGTTGATAATCCCATGTCCGGAAACGTTGATAATGCATAACTAGGGGCACTTGCACTATTGGCTATAGTTACGGTGCCCAGGTAAACGGGGATATCCTGCTTAATGTTCACAACAGGTGGAAGATTGGCAGGGATACCTGTGCTGCGAACCATAATGGGCGCTTTAGCGGCGCTTGATACACGTGAAGATATTGGGGCGCCTTGGGCGGCAGCAGTTAATAGGCCTTCAAATGAGATCGCAACTACGGCAACGAGTGCCTTCAATATACAACGGTTCATTAAAACACGCATTTTCATTGGTTTTT
It encodes the following:
- a CDS encoding F0F1 ATP synthase subunit gamma, producing the protein MSELIQMRQRIKAVETIKKVTHAMRLISMASHSKMRAQRSMVENYRQEISRLLALISQEHPTWNYPLKGNPESNRDLAIVVGSQKGLCGNFNNAIVAFFARQYEHVDPKNVDTIVIGKKAVELLSKREGPTVMELRVFNSATIAHIIQKISMYLSAHGNDYRSIIIYYQYPKTFFAQKPTALNLAQPYNKQLDEPKPQEAYRFEADSQELLSYLSAKQMEITLREILVNSLIAEQAARFIAMDSSTRNASNILDTMRLDYNKLRQAKITRELTDLTASF
- the murA gene encoding UDP-N-acetylglucosamine 1-carboxyvinyltransferase, giving the protein MSIVIGKQLFASHEWHTIEARYFSGKAEADYIAVEQSLELQGEVSLVGAKNAVLVIMASLILAEGKSVLKNVPCSADVIQMVTLLEELGAEVTFYPELNMLEVDTSFIRTFQVPAAIMKKMRASVLVMGPLLARFGRADIALPGGCLIGARPIDYHLKNFAKMGVQLEVEGEYLRAHVSHLKSATLILDYPSVGATENLLMLAVLVPGTTRIINAALEPEVNDLISILRSMGARITIHAPATIEIEGVSQLRPVEHTVIPDRLEAGSLLLAGAIAGGSLSLPQAVATDMEVFLLKLQEMGHHIEVGKNGIGISLIATRHPQAVSFRTSPYPGFPTDLQAPMMAALCLAQGKSEVHETVYENRFLHVRELQKMGAQIAVNGDRALITGVEELYGTNVIASDIRASCALVIAGLAAKGSTMITGIHHWRRGYQALEKKLVTLGAKIALMSSGE
- the radA gene encoding DNA repair protein RadA, encoding MAKQKIEFNCASCGYRPPKWVGCCPSCKEWDSISEMKPSFTAKEALFVKSTAKLTSLDQVSLEFQERMNSGIDEWDRVLGGGIMPGSFLILTGDPGIGKSTLLLQIAHALANRHRVIYISSEESLEQVRLRADRLNCLNTQLMCSDHAQLESIIELSEEHKPDIVIIDSIQNCYSADSQVLPGSIGQLRESGFRLMRLAKENKCAVILTGHITKEGTIAGPKMLEHMVDAVFYLQGEDRWQTRILRAVKNRFGSIGELGFFEMHENGLQEVRNINQQLLEEASYSPGSALISYLEGSRPLLLELQALLVPTKFGIPQRVVSGVDQKQVVLMAAILEKYLRINLNAQDIFFKVGGGFKIKESGIDLGIALAILSSYFQKPLPEKSIILGEINLTGQIKPINQIAMHLNEAHKFGIQTLVVARTQKIDIPFRSVIRLDSVYQLVELFND
- a CDS encoding NYN domain-containing protein, with protein sequence MILIIDGYNVLKYCVEKSRLHQNEREQFIFLLKRYAALKKMEIVLVFDGGPLGLPDKETHGSVRVIYTGKAETADEFIVNYCERHKGGGIVTVSSDREIINAARRFGIETISAQEFFHYLKDALTKPKDDSSSTRAIKISDKKDEPDVDQLMHYGSLMRPTKKDDKDSSREPAGKDLAKNEKRRLQKLKKL
- a CDS encoding thymidine kinase, whose amino-acid sequence is MTPYKSHETKGTLEVICGPMFSGKSEELIRRIKRAQYAKLSIAVFKHQFDNRTTIEHIASHDGSRIAGTPIDHPEKMLDVIPASTKVIAIDEVQFFPIEMVNVICKLVDEGKRVIAAGLDLDFKRRPFGCMPILLAIADHVTKLKAICMDCGCEAHFTQRLVDGKPAQYNDPLVLVGAQENYQARCRDCHSIDEQPPY
- the tsaE gene encoding tRNA (adenosine(37)-N6)-threonylcarbamoyltransferase complex ATPase subunit type 1 TsaE, whose product is MKFNQTFTLETVPDLVQRLAHYKNRCAIFTFSGSLGAGKTTIIRELLRAWGVKEPVTSPTFNYVNIYRNEHGETFYHFDLYRIGSIDEFIQAGFDEFIYAPKSWALIEWPDVIAPLLKKNVCDVSIEYGPDSSQRIVSCQVTE